The region CCCGGTACGCTGAGCCGGAAACGCAAACGGACCCTGGAGCTGCCCAATTTGCCCGAGTTGAATGGGGTAAAACTCCTGAGCATTCTGAACGATCGCTTTCCCACCGTGCCGTTTTACCTGGAGAACGACGCCAATGCGGCGGCGCTGGGCGAATACTATTTCGGCAAGAAGAAACTCCCCGGCGATTTTATTTTCATTACGCTCGGCACGGGCATTGGCGGCGCAGCGGTAATCGACAAAAAGCTTTTTAAAGGCGCACGGGGCAACGGCATGGAGATCGGTCACATTGTGGCCGGAAATGGCCGCCTGATCGAACAGAACATTGGAAAACAAGGCATTATTGCCATTGCCCGCGACAAGATGATGAATTCGTCGTTCACCACTACGCTGACCGACGACGACTTTCTGCACTCCAAGGCGGTGGTGAAGGCGGCCCACGACGGCGACGCCCTGGCGCTCGAAGTATTTCGGGAAGTGGGGATGATTCTGGGCGAGGCGTTGGTGTCGGCCATCCGCATTCTGGACATCACCACCATTTTGATCGGCGGCGGCGTTTCTGAAACTTTCGGGTACGTGCAGGAAAGCATGTTCGACGTGATGAACCGCCACCTGACGCCCTACTACCTCGACGATCTGCAGATCGAACTGGCCACCCTGGGTAACAATGCCGGCATCATTGGGGCGGCATCGCTCTGCCTGGCGAACGAGTAACCTCACTATAAAAAAGCCGCTGTTTCGCACAACGCGACAACAGCGGCTCTCCCAACCTTGAAACTATTTTTTTAGCGAAGCGTCACCTTCGACGTAGCCATCAACTCGCCATCCAGGTACAGCTCGAAGTTGTAATTCCCGGTGTAGTACTTGGCCGAACCTTCCCAGTTGAAGAAGATCTTCTCTGACTGACCGGTGTAATTCACTTCTTTGTGGCGCGTAAAGCGGCTCTCTTCGCGCTTCGATTTGTTGTAGAACACGCCATCTTCTTCGCCAATCAGCATGGTGCCTTTCGGGTCGGTGATGAGCAGGTACACCTGACGCGGTCCTTTTTCGGCCAGTTTGTTCTCGCTGATCACGAAGCTTACCGAAAAGCGATCTACGCGCTTGGCCTTCGACGTAAAGACGTACTCGCCTCGTTTCTCTTCAGTCGACTCGGTGATGACGCTGTAAAACTTCAGGCCGGCGGCTGCCGACATCTGCGTCTGCATGGCCTGTTCTTTCGTCAGCACGGCCGAAAGCGAATCGCGCAGGCCGGCATTTTCGGACCGCAGCCGGTCCAGTTCAGAGACCAGCGTCGCGTATTTCTCCTGCACCTCCTGGTTCTCTTTTGTCGCTTCGTCCAGCTTCTGCTCGTATTCACTCAACTTCGCTGAGCCGCCCTGGCGCTGCAGTTGCCGGTAACTGGCTTGCAAGCCCTTAATTTTCCGCGCGGCTTCTTCCAGATCTGTCCGTAAGCTCTCGCTTTCCGTTTTGTAGCGCATCAACTCTTCG is a window of Catalinimonas alkaloidigena DNA encoding:
- a CDS encoding ROK family protein; its protein translation is MESLLGIDVGGTNVKCGLVSREGKLLSKKKYSTLDLRHSGRFVEGFLDVIAEQLDEHGKVGGIGIGIPGTLSRKRKRTLELPNLPELNGVKLLSILNDRFPTVPFYLENDANAAALGEYYFGKKKLPGDFIFITLGTGIGGAAVIDKKLFKGARGNGMEIGHIVAGNGRLIEQNIGKQGIIAIARDKMMNSSFTTTLTDDDFLHSKAVVKAAHDGDALALEVFREVGMILGEALVSAIRILDITTILIGGGVSETFGYVQESMFDVMNRHLTPYYLDDLQIELATLGNNAGIIGAASLCLANE